The genomic DNA TATCATTACTGGAAATATTTCGTTACACGATCACGtgaattatatttcataaacagttaaaataaaatatactatcaGAAACCTTTTTATTTGTGATGTTATgtaattgaatgtataataAGTGAGTGAGtacataaaaatagaaaatgattATAAAATGATAAGTGATAGTTTTTTATCATAGGTAAAATTTTTATACTGGTTTGTTAAATATGTATTAAAgtacattttattttctgcttAAATCTTAACAAAAAGGCTATTattatattcataattttaaaaaatctaaaaatgGTCAAAGTGAATATCTCTTAAACACATCCACGTAAAATTTTGCTACTGTTATCAGCATAATATACCAATGCAATTTATACATTTTACCATCCAGGTGTAGTATTTGCTAAACGCCTCATACGTCTGAAACAAAACCGAACAATATAATAATAACTTTATAATTAACTGAATTTAATTgacatttatataaaatttatgcaAATACTGATATAATATAGAAACTTTACCTTGTATTTCGATCTTGATCGCgtattttcttttccatttctGCATCTGTTAATGTTTCTAAAAATGGTGCCCACTGATCAGCTTCTGAAGGTGGTCTAAAAGGTACTTCTACTGTAGGTAAAGGGGCTTCAGAAAATGCGTAAGTTCTTTGGTGCCATGATAATTGTCCACGAacactaaaaataaatttaattgttaaatatatataatttaattatttttattgaaatattttcaaaatacatGAAGATTAATTGTTTACATTTACCTATAAGCAATAGCAGTAACAAACTCTCCACCAAGTCCTAATTCAGCACAAAGCTTCATTGCAAACTTTTcaggattattttctttttcagacATATCCCACTCCACTTGATCTACCAAGGAAGTATTTCCTACAtgtatgtttaatttaattataactcGTTGATCACATTGATCTTCTAAAATAGTTTCTTGTGGAAAAGCTTCAATTTGTTGTCTTATAGCTTGTGCAATAGCTGGTACAAAAGTTAATGGATTTAAATCTAGATCATCACATAATACTTCAGCAAACTGTTCTGGTGTTATAAGACTTTCTGAAATAAAAGAGAACTACTTTATTATATATGTTTCAAAGTAAGCATATTCCAATGTAAACTATATGTATATACtatgtatataattatattagatGAATGAACATACCATTTTTATTCCATGTGAAAGTATCTCGTAATTTTTGTCCTTCAATTTCCATATCTAAACGAATTGGAACTAACATTTCCTGTTGTGctgcattttctaaatttgctGATGGATCTGTATCATCAAAACTAAAAAATAATTGTAGATATATGTAATAATTGTTACTTTAGCATTGATTTTTATCTTAAAGTAAGTATTTAATTTCATCTGTTAACATTTACCATAAAGGAAACGTTCTGACTTTTTTATTATGTACTCTGTTGCGATTAATTGGTGTAGCTTGAGGAACTGCATCTAAATGTGAACTATTTGGTAAGCTAGGTACCCAAGGCATTGACTTCTTTGATTTCCCTTCTCTAGGAGCTGGAGGTTCTGTTGAATGCACCGATACAGCTTTGTATTTATCATCATTGCCTTCAATAATATCTTCTACTTCGCTAGCCCTTAAGAGTGATACGCTAGATGCAAGTACATGTTGACTTAGTCCAAGTTCTACTAGCTTTTTACGTTCATCATTTGTAATAGATCTTCTAAACATTCCAGGATAACGTTTATACAATGATCCCCGAAATAGGCGTAAATAATTGCCCACTTCAGATCCAATACAATAATATTCTCCATTTTCTTCCACTTGGAAACTTATAGGTTTATCACCATACGTACGTAAAGCCATGCTTGTTTTTCTATAAATACATAAtacttacatataatataaatacattAGTAAAGATCAATTCAATGAACAATTTGTGTATAACTTACTTTATAACCATAGTTTATAATAACAATGATTTGAGTAGTTTATAATATGATGCTGCTTAACACCACTACCATTATTTAcatgttttttttaatttacctacctgttttattacttatttatcactttatttatttgtcacacttttattaatatcaacattttcataAACTCAGTTCGAATGTTCGAGTAAACAATACCTGGTTAAAACTAGGAccctattaaataatttatacagaGGAAGCTTAGTTTTTGCTCGGTACTGTATCTGTTTGTATATGTATGGAGCGGTTTCGTTTCACAAAAATATGCTCTATTCTTATATTCTTAACTCCATGGTATAAATgtaacaaatgaaatttatttttataaaatatttaaaaactgtatatatacataaacaaaagttatatttacttaattttaaataaattcttgtatattcagttttatttaatataaatttataatattcaaaaatatttagtgGCGCTGTAATCAAAAGTAAATATTAAAGCGAAAGCGTATCTATTATACCTGTAATTTAGGATTGTAAAACTTCATAAGCCATTTTGTGCATTGTTCAAGCAGCTGTGTGAAAGTATTGCTTATCATTTCGTTTTGAGATGTCAAAACTTGGTTAATTACCATTGTCGAGTATACGAGTTTTGACGGAAACGTGTGATTATCAAAAAACGACAATTTCAAAGCATTATTGTATACGTAATTGAAAAAGTCTTCTACAGATTTTGTATAACAAAGaactttcaatatcttttattaaCCTTGGCCTGATCGTCATAACAGTAAGTATCGTCTtcagaaaaagttaaaaatagttCGGTTTAGTGAAAAGACTGCTTATGTTTATGAAATAGTATATCAGATCGAAATTTTTGTTTTCTACAAAATATATGAAATGTTATGACATAGCTATTAATTTtacgttttataaaattaagagaGTTCCAATTTCTCAAGTAACTTAAGTATAACATTTGATAAATTGGTATTAGAAATTAGACGCAATTACTAACGTTTTCTAATACAAGCAAAAAAGAAAGCAGTAATAAGTCATGTATATACTGTGTCTATAAGCTCCTGGTAACCTATCACTTTCAGATCAtgattgaataaaaatgaaagcatTGTGCAAAACTAAACCAAACCACGTAATTTGTATGGATTaggttatttcattttataggaTTTTATGAATGATTTTGATGTACCTAAAGTTGAGATATTGGATCGAATAACAATGTAAAATGTATAATATGATGCATCTGCCTTTTGTTGGTACATTATATTAAGAAGTGTGTTGATCCTGTGTATTATTGTGGTTAGTATTACAATACTTATTAGATATATGTGttactaaaataaaattcagttaATGTTTTATGTATCGTcaaatattgttaatatttaaatataaatgttaacagaaatatataaaaatttctttaattttgttAGAATAAAGCATGTAGAACAGAACTGCATAACTTCTTATTTGTGAGCAATGTGCCTTTTAAGTTATCTCTTATTGTGGGGCTCCGATTGATTTGATAGCTTTTTGTTTATCTGTGTAACAGCAaaa from Osmia lignaria lignaria isolate PbOS001 chromosome 15, iyOsmLign1, whole genome shotgun sequence includes the following:
- the Snr1 gene encoding SWI/SNF related, matrix associated, actin dependent regulator of chromatin, subfamily b, member 1 isoform X1; amino-acid sequence: MVIKKTSMALRTYGDKPISFQVEENGEYYCIGSEVGNYLRLFRGSLYKRYPGMFRRSITNDERKKLVELGLSQHVLASSVSLLRASEVEDIIEGNDDKYKAVSVHSTEPPAPREGKSKKSMPWVPSLPNSSHLDAVPQATPINRNRVHNKKVRTFPLCFDDTDPSANLENAAQQEMLVPIRLDMEIEGQKLRDTFTWNKNESLITPEQFAEVLCDDLDLNPLTFVPAIAQAIRQQIEAFPQETILEDQCDQRVIIKLNIHVGNTSLVDQVEWDMSEKENNPEKFAMKLCAELGLGGEFVTAIAYSVRGQLSWHQRTYAFSEAPLPTVEVPFRPPSEADQWAPFLETLTDAEMEKKIRDQDRNTRRMRRLANTTPGW
- the Snr1 gene encoding SWI/SNF related, matrix associated, actin dependent regulator of chromatin, subfamily b, member 1 isoform X2 encodes the protein MALRTYGDKPISFQVEENGEYYCIGSEVGNYLRLFRGSLYKRYPGMFRRSITNDERKKLVELGLSQHVLASSVSLLRASEVEDIIEGNDDKYKAVSVHSTEPPAPREGKSKKSMPWVPSLPNSSHLDAVPQATPINRNRVHNKKVRTFPLCFDDTDPSANLENAAQQEMLVPIRLDMEIEGQKLRDTFTWNKNESLITPEQFAEVLCDDLDLNPLTFVPAIAQAIRQQIEAFPQETILEDQCDQRVIIKLNIHVGNTSLVDQVEWDMSEKENNPEKFAMKLCAELGLGGEFVTAIAYSVRGQLSWHQRTYAFSEAPLPTVEVPFRPPSEADQWAPFLETLTDAEMEKKIRDQDRNTRRMRRLANTTPGW